In the genome of Harmonia axyridis chromosome 4, icHarAxyr1.1, whole genome shotgun sequence, the window tgtctgaaagttttacatgTATAAGTagacaccaggttttctatgcatctcaattttgatgtaaaatatcaaattcatgTTGAAAGTGTCAGAGGGAAAAAATagtcaatatttcaaatataacagATCCAACAATCCcgaccgagttgaaattttggttGTGAAATGTAggaatgaaaaatcaatttcaagcttcgtacaaaatttcttatttatagCATCTTCAGATCCGTCgaaaatttttgtaataaaacctaatatttcGTTGATAACAGAATGAGTTGAAATATCTATTTCACGTAGATATATAATCTTAATTTGAAACTTTattaaaaattggatatttattGCATTACCTGAACCAAAATAAATTCAAgtcaaatatcgaaaaaagaaagCTCCAATATGTTCTTAACAATGGATTCGACCAGGTTGAAACTTATTTTGTACATGCAAAATAATTACTCGGAATGTTCATGTCTTCATCTAGAATCTAGATAAACTAACCtacaacaatgacatcataacAAATCACTCGGGTTCTGTGTGCAATAGGTGCATGAATTACCAAGCCCTCAAAAGCTCCAAACCCCACGTCTCTGCTtttctcaacatttttgaattgGTTTCGCCCAAGCTTATGTATGTatcaaatattaatattttattttagttgTGTCAGAAAACTTTGAAGTGTGGCCCAAATGGTAATCGTCATAAATGTGAGTCTACTTGTCATGATGGAGATTGCCCACCCTGTAATTTGTCTACAATTCTGAAATGTAGATGTGGATCCATGAACAGAGAAATTCCTTGTCAAAAATTGGTAGATGATGCAAGATGTGAGAGGAAATGCGCAAAGGTAATTTCGATTAAATGTAATGAAATTAATAATCAAAGATCATCATGGAAAGTTAAAGTTTTAAACAACTTATTGAAATCTATTTaccaaatttgtaataatatttatttctcaGAAACGTTTATGTGGAAAACACAAATGTAATCAGCGTTGTTGTATCGAAATTGATCATATCTGCCCTCTTCCTTGCAATAGAACACTTTCTTGTGGCAATCATAGGTGTGAATTAACATGTCATAATGGTAGATGCAAGCCGTGTATGGAAACTAGCTTCGAAGAGCTCTATTGTGAATGTGGCTCAGAAGTTATGTATCCTCCAATACCATGTGGAACTAGGCCACCGGTCTGTGATAAACCTTGTTCAAGACCAAGAGAATGTGGTCATGAAGTTAACCATGCTTGTCATACAGGCCCTTGTCCACCTTGCACCATTTTATGCAAGAGATGGTGTTATGGTAAACATGAACTAAGAGGTGCTATACCTTGCCACCAAGAGGAATTCAGTTGTGGTTTGCCATGTGGAAAGCCTATGCCTTGTGGAAGACATAAATGCAGCAGTCCTTGTCACTCAGGTGAGCTATACTTTATTTTTCAGTAAGGTTACGTTAGATTCAGACATCTCTTCACAAGGTTAAAAAATTATGTTCTTCAATTAGGTGCCTGTCCTGTGCCTTGCAAACAACCATGTATGTTTGAACGAGCAGTATGCGGGCATCCATGTAATGCTCCTTGCCATGAGCTTCCTTGCCCTCAAACCAGTTGCAAGAGTAAAGTAGCAGTTTCCTGCATTTGTGGAATTCAAAAGGGCGTTCGATCCTGCAACGATGTGACTAATGAgatgagaaatatagaaatgGCTCGATTGAGTGAGAAGATGATGAGTATGTCGAAAAATGAATCTGTAGACATAAGTGATATGAGCAAGCCCGAAAGAAGACCAAGTGTTCTTAAAATGTGAGTACTAAAAATATTTAGATTTTATTTTGCGCTACTATGAAAGCATTCTATTTATATTCCTCTACAGCTTAGAATGTACAGAAGAATGCCGTGTTATGGAAAGGAACCGAAGATTAGCCATAGGCCTACAAATTCGTAATCCTGATATCAGCCAGAAACTCACTCCTCGTTATTCGGACTTCATGAAAAGATGGGCTACAAAAGATCCTCATTTCTGTCGAAGAATTCATGACAAGTTGACAGAACTAGTAGTGTTAGCCAAGCAAAGCCAACAGAAGTGTCGCTCACACTCTTTCGAGTCCATGAATAGAGACAAGCGTCaattcattcatgaatattgcGAGCACTTTGGTTGTGAAAGTGAAGCTTATGATACTGAACCAAATAGAAATGTTGTTGCTACAGCAATCCGAGATAAATCCTGGCTGCCCAGTATGAGCCTGTTGGAGGTTATTCAGAGGGAGAATGGCCAGAGGAAAGTGCCTATGCCATCCCATTTAGAAAGGAATTTGTGTTCTAAATCGGAAAGTGTAGCTTTGAAACCTTTGGGTAGAACTGTTAGGTTAGGTGTATCGCAAACTGATACTGATAATTTGAAAAGTAGTATTTAATTAAAGTATTtaatactcatttttttttttagttattagTGGGGTGAGGAACTGAGAAGTTATAATTTGtctaaatttataaatttttaagaTAGCTGGAAGTATATAAAAGAGAAAAATAAAGGTTGATGTTATTATACCACTTCATTTAATGATTGGTGCATGCTTCCCAAATATTaggtttcaaattatttttaatcatGTAGAAGTTTAAGTGAAATATTTGTTGGAattgcataaaaaaattgaatttgattgtTGTTCTGTtcctaaatattttatgatcatGTTTCCTTCCATTATCTTCATAATTTATACTATGTATTTGCAACTTATTGCAATTATATGTATTGATAATAGCTAATTTCGTAAATcatgtttttttatttgcaaGTTGATGGACttctttattttattgtaaCCTTTTTCTACTACCGATGGGAATATATTCTATCAATAAAACTGGAATATAATTGGTAGTTTTGGgtgaaataaaaattccttgtatttttatccaataaaaatttattaaaattttgattcaatttatatttaaacactgaaaattttgcaattatggttcattattttctcttaaCACAAATTCTTTACCTTCCATGGAATAAATATCACTCTGAATATGTTGAATGGAACTTATTCATTCGATAActcaaataaaatttatatcCCATTTTAAAAAGTTGATACTGCAGTGAAAAAAGTATTATATACATGAATAGTATTTGGACTGCTGAACTCTAAATGAATGTTTTGGTTGAATATGATGTAATATCAAAAATTGTCAATCTCAGTTTAACAAACAGGACTTGCAAAGTACTGAATGAAAATACAATTACAGTAGATCCCTGATTATCCGTTTTACTCTGTAATCCGTGCTCGTCGACATTTTCACTCATCCGTTCCCACGAGCAGACATCCACTCGATTATTCGGGATTCACTTCATTGCGCATGCGCTatagtaataatttggtataattcgaaaatgtttcagtCGATGATGTTGAAGAATGGCTATATTGGGATTTAAATGAACCCGGTTATCAGATACTGGATGATTCAGAAACCGCATCAAATTTCTCCCAACCTAACCACTGTATGGATACATACgatgaaagtgttgaagaattttccacgcaGGAAAACACTGTTTCTGCCGAAGACGCGTTGAGATTCGCAAATGGTCTGATGCACTATTTAGAGCAGAAAAATGATACGGATTATATTGATGTCCTCCACTTGAGGAAAATTAGGGCTCACATTTGTCTCAaggtgaataataaaaaaagacagaaaaaaattacagtttttcaactaatatatatatatatatatatacattagATGTAATATAGGTACCAATGCaacgatttgtttttcatttatatatattatgattctattgattttgttgctcaataaataattataccCCATACATTTTCTAATCTTCATAGTTGTAGTGcgtattttgagaaatttcgatTAACCGAGAACCGTTTCCCCTCCATTAGGCCGGATGATCGAGGTTCTACTGTAAATCACAAACAAGAAGAACACCAAAAGATTAATCTGTTGTCAAAAACTATCAAAGACCACGAACTATTCACTACCTAGTTAGCCTACAATTACCCTAAGGGTGGCTGCCAATTCCCTTATTTATGTTTAAATTCAACAAGCTTATAAGCAATCCCTTAATTTTTGGAAGGGCTTCCTAAGTATCTTaatctttattttcgatattctaaCCAGAACCCCTCTCAGATTAGCCAGTGATGTGcacagaatcagagaaaatCTATCGTTTCACACAATATATATTGTTCACAAAAAGGTTATAAAAATGATAGACAATATTCACCTAAAATTTACACGTAGTAGACAATAATTTACACTATAGTATACTGAAAttgcaaataaaaaattcacttATAAGCTATCACAATTACTCTTTGATACAATTATACATCAAATAACAACTGGTTAAGGAGgatatatttcttcttcaataactctaattatttttaatgaaatcattgcaaattaaatttttaaatgaaattaaGTTAAGTCATTGTTATCCTctttcataagaaaaataattacaataaaaattcaacaCTTATATTCGTTAGCATAtctagaattgaaaatatttttcatttccattttcCCAAGGTTTCCTCaattcagaaacaaaaaaaaaagcataCTGTTAAAATGAGCAACAACTATTAGTCTTTCTTGCTGTCTTATAGAATGCTTTAGATTGTATACTTAAACCTTCTGATTTAGCAACTAAATCATCTAATTTTTCCCCTCTTTGCAAAACAGCTTCTATAGTGTGATGCTAAaaaaaaagcaatgaataaacaTTACTGGATATCACttcaaaaaacttttgaatACAGTCATCTAGTCTTCTGAAATTAAAAGCACCAAAAAACTCCCTACTTACCAGTATAATTTTTGTCTCGTCTAAATCTTCTTGTATTTTGGTCATAGCATCTGCTTCTTTTGGATTTTGGTATTTGGCAAGATGCTGATTCAACTGTGGATAAGATACATCTTTTTCTGTTAAATTTGGCCAATTGGAGGGATATATTTGACTGAATTCGTCCAAAATTTTAGTAAGAAGAGTATGAGATACTCTAGAAGGATATTCATGGTCTGAAATCACTACTCCAGCCAAGTTATCTGATCTTACATAGACGTGACACATATATTCTGAAACATACAAATTTTATAATTGCAAATTACAGAAAATATATTAAATGCAACCTCCTTCCTTAACCGACTGTCTAGATGCGGGTGAAGTACGTTCTACGATGGTTTTAC includes:
- the LOC123678462 gene encoding synaptobrevin homolog YKT6, which encodes MVQLYCLSILYKDPTSAKWLKSAFDLQKFGYFQKGSVQEFMTFFCKTIVERTSPASRQSVKEGEYMCHVYVRSDNLAGVVISDHEYPSRVSHTLLTKILDEFSQIYPSNWPNLTEKDVSYPQLNQHLAKYQNPKEADAMTKIQEDLDETKIILHHTIEAVLQRGEKLDDLVAKSEGLSIQSKAFYKTARKTNSCCSF